The Megalobrama amblycephala isolate DHTTF-2021 linkage group LG20, ASM1881202v1, whole genome shotgun sequence genome includes a window with the following:
- the LOC125255461 gene encoding WD repeat domain phosphoinositide-interacting protein 1 isoform X2: MIEPIAELRTGEKVRRSGSSPDRQSSGSDGSPELQRLSCASFNQDTTSLAVGGQNGYRLFSLSSVDRMDCIHQGVESPDVCVAERLFSSSLMVVVSRSAPFRMNIYHFKKGTEICNYSYSSNILAVKLNRQRLVVCLEEALYIHNIKDMKLLKSLLNTPPNPTGLCALSVNLSNSYLAYPGSVTAGEITLYDAVNLNEVTVISAHASHVAAISFNASGTSLATASEKGTVIRVFSVPDGDKLFEFRRGMKRYVSISSLSFSADAQFLCASSNTETVHIFRLEHHRPSQESPSWSGYMGKMFSAASTYLPSQVSDMMHQDRAFATVRLAAAGMKNISALSTIQKVPRLLVASLDGHLYIYNIDPQEGGDCPLVKKHRLYESADEGPAASELEVGSPSYAATVATSRNQDSPSSSSLTGYSEDGGAKRGELIPEHEFADGPLRLDDEQEFPPVSSRDT; the protein is encoded by the exons ATGATCGAACCGATCGCAGAGCTCCGAACCGGAGAGAAGGTGCGAAGATCCGGTTCTTCTCCAGACAGGCAGAGTTCTGGTTCTGATGGATCTCCGGAGCTCCAGAGGCTCTCGTGCGCGTCCTTCAACCAGGACACAAC GTCTTTGGCTGTTGGTGGTCAGAATGGCTACAGGCTTTTCTCTCTGTCCTCTGTTGACAGAATGGATTGCATTCATCAAGGAG TGGAGAGCCCTGATGTGTGTGTGGCGGAGCGGCTCTTCTCCAGCAGTCTGATGGTGGTCGTGAGCAGATCTGCTCCGTTCAGGATGAACATCTATCACTTCAAGAAGGGCACAGAGATCTGTAACTACAGCTACTCCAGCAACATCCTCGCGGTCAAGCTCAACCGTCAG AGACTCGTAGTGTGTTTGGAGGAGGCCCTGTACATCCATAATATCAAGGACATGAAGCTGCTGAAGTCTCTTCTCAACACGCCACCGAACCCCACAG GTCTGTGCGCATTATCTGTCAATCTTTCCAACTCATACCTGGCGTATCCTGGGAGCGTCACCGCGGGAGAGATCACTCTGTATGATGCTGTGAATCTG AATGAGGTGACTGTGATCTCCGCCCATGCCAGTCATGTGGCCGCCATCTCATTCAACGCTTCAGGAACCAGTCTGGCCACTGCTTCTGAAAAA GGCACTGTTATACGAGTCTTCAGCGTTCCTGACGGAGACAAACTGTTTGAATTCCGCAGAGGGATGAAGAG GTATGTGAGCATCAGTTCCTTGTCGTTCAGTGCCGACGCACAGTTTCTCTGTGCCTCCAGTAACACAGAGACTGTTCATATCTTCAGACTGGAGCATCACAGACCCAG TCAGGAGTCTCCATCATGGTCTGGATACATGGGGAAGATGTTTTCTGCCGCCAGCACTTACCTTCCCTCTCAGGTGTCGGACATGATGCATCAGGACCGAGCGTTTGCTACCGTCCGCCTCGCCGCGGCAGGCATGAAGAATATATCCGCTCTCTCCAC GATCCAGAAGGTTCCACGTCTTCTGGTGGCTTCATTAGATGGTCATCTCTACATCTACAATATAGATCCGCAGGAAGGAGGAGACTGTCCTTTAGTCAAGAAGCACAG ACTGTACGAGAGTGCTGATGAAGGTCCAGCGGCGTCGGAGCTCGAGGTCGGAAGTCCATCCTACGCAGCAACTGTTGCCACGAGCAGGAATCAGGACTCTCCGTCCTCCAGCTCCCTCACGG GCTACTCTGAGGATGGAGGAGCGAAGAGAGGAGAGCTGATCCCAGAGCACGAGTTTGCGGACGGACCGCTGCGCCTGGATGACGAACAGGAGTTTCCTCCGGTTAGCTCTCGGGACACCTGA
- the LOC125255461 gene encoding WD repeat domain phosphoinositide-interacting protein 1 isoform X1, which translates to MIEPIAELRTGEKVRRSGSSPDRQSSGSDGSPELQRLSCASFNQDTTSLAVGGQNGYRLFSLSSVDRMDCIHQGVCENCVSVWSVESPDVCVAERLFSSSLMVVVSRSAPFRMNIYHFKKGTEICNYSYSSNILAVKLNRQRLVVCLEEALYIHNIKDMKLLKSLLNTPPNPTGLCALSVNLSNSYLAYPGSVTAGEITLYDAVNLNEVTVISAHASHVAAISFNASGTSLATASEKGTVIRVFSVPDGDKLFEFRRGMKRYVSISSLSFSADAQFLCASSNTETVHIFRLEHHRPSQESPSWSGYMGKMFSAASTYLPSQVSDMMHQDRAFATVRLAAAGMKNISALSTIQKVPRLLVASLDGHLYIYNIDPQEGGDCPLVKKHRLYESADEGPAASELEVGSPSYAATVATSRNQDSPSSSSLTGYSEDGGAKRGELIPEHEFADGPLRLDDEQEFPPVSSRDT; encoded by the exons ATGATCGAACCGATCGCAGAGCTCCGAACCGGAGAGAAGGTGCGAAGATCCGGTTCTTCTCCAGACAGGCAGAGTTCTGGTTCTGATGGATCTCCGGAGCTCCAGAGGCTCTCGTGCGCGTCCTTCAACCAGGACACAAC GTCTTTGGCTGTTGGTGGTCAGAATGGCTACAGGCTTTTCTCTCTGTCCTCTGTTGACAGAATGGATTGCATTCATCAAGGAG tgTGTGAaaactgtgtgtctgtgtggtcAGTGGAGAGCCCTGATGTGTGTGTGGCGGAGCGGCTCTTCTCCAGCAGTCTGATGGTGGTCGTGAGCAGATCTGCTCCGTTCAGGATGAACATCTATCACTTCAAGAAGGGCACAGAGATCTGTAACTACAGCTACTCCAGCAACATCCTCGCGGTCAAGCTCAACCGTCAG AGACTCGTAGTGTGTTTGGAGGAGGCCCTGTACATCCATAATATCAAGGACATGAAGCTGCTGAAGTCTCTTCTCAACACGCCACCGAACCCCACAG GTCTGTGCGCATTATCTGTCAATCTTTCCAACTCATACCTGGCGTATCCTGGGAGCGTCACCGCGGGAGAGATCACTCTGTATGATGCTGTGAATCTG AATGAGGTGACTGTGATCTCCGCCCATGCCAGTCATGTGGCCGCCATCTCATTCAACGCTTCAGGAACCAGTCTGGCCACTGCTTCTGAAAAA GGCACTGTTATACGAGTCTTCAGCGTTCCTGACGGAGACAAACTGTTTGAATTCCGCAGAGGGATGAAGAG GTATGTGAGCATCAGTTCCTTGTCGTTCAGTGCCGACGCACAGTTTCTCTGTGCCTCCAGTAACACAGAGACTGTTCATATCTTCAGACTGGAGCATCACAGACCCAG TCAGGAGTCTCCATCATGGTCTGGATACATGGGGAAGATGTTTTCTGCCGCCAGCACTTACCTTCCCTCTCAGGTGTCGGACATGATGCATCAGGACCGAGCGTTTGCTACCGTCCGCCTCGCCGCGGCAGGCATGAAGAATATATCCGCTCTCTCCAC GATCCAGAAGGTTCCACGTCTTCTGGTGGCTTCATTAGATGGTCATCTCTACATCTACAATATAGATCCGCAGGAAGGAGGAGACTGTCCTTTAGTCAAGAAGCACAG ACTGTACGAGAGTGCTGATGAAGGTCCAGCGGCGTCGGAGCTCGAGGTCGGAAGTCCATCCTACGCAGCAACTGTTGCCACGAGCAGGAATCAGGACTCTCCGTCCTCCAGCTCCCTCACGG GCTACTCTGAGGATGGAGGAGCGAAGAGAGGAGAGCTGATCCCAGAGCACGAGTTTGCGGACGGACCGCTGCGCCTGGATGACGAACAGGAGTTTCCTCCGGTTAGCTCTCGGGACACCTGA